A genomic stretch from Scatophagus argus isolate fScaArg1 chromosome 19, fScaArg1.pri, whole genome shotgun sequence includes:
- the scml4 gene encoding sex comb on midleg-like protein 4 isoform X1: MRLRGGRHFNPDSHQELAPPPTPVAWLPGVLSKGVRLRLRLDRRDDRGRGCWQLVDLEAESEPVGRRLRSQSLMSTLSAGSEMQTPALGPQFMAGPQVKVPGRKRGRPPIRKLEFQSHYAEPVLPLKVPKKRGRKPGFKLKPRMVMSPLANSPPSSTPEPEMGSLPQDAAIVPHSATPQVLMAETPMPDDFLCDPPVDSKRYAVDPSDSAFNVMASQYPPKHSYGYRGSSCPTPMGLCRQASSLGSFQEGNRNGYSPMPESGECKRPAGKDPSSWGVEEVVWFIKDADPQALGPHADTFRKHEIDGDALLLLKSEMMMKYLGLKLGPALKLCYHIDRLKQNRL; the protein is encoded by the exons ATGAGACTGCGAGGAGGGCGGCATTTCAACCCTGACTCCCACCAGGAACTGGCCCCGCCTCCTACTCCTGTTGCCTGGTTACCCGGCGTCCTCAGCAAAGGTGTACGCCTCCGTCTGCGTTTGGATCGCAGAGACGATCGGGGGCGAGGCTGCTGGCAGCTGGTGGACTTGGAGGCGGAGTCAGAGCCAGTTGGACGGAGACTGAGGAGTCAAA GTCTGATGAGTACCCTGTCTGCCGGCTCAGAGATGCAGACTCCCGCTCTCGGTCCCCAGTTCATGGCAGGGCCTCAGGTTAAGGTTCCCGGTAGGAAGAGAGGACGACCTCCGATCCGTAAACTGGAGTTCCAGAGTCACTATGCTGAGCCTGTGTTGCCTCTGAAGGTCCCCAAGAAAAGAGGCAGGAAACCCGGCTTTAAG ctgaagCCCAGGATGGTGATGTCCCCACTAGCGAACTCTCCTCCCAGCAGCACACCTGAACCTGAGATGGGCTCCCTCCCACAGGACGCTGCTATTGTCCCCCATTCAGCCACACCACAAGTCCTAATGG CAGAGACACCAATGCCTGATGACTTCTTATGTGACCCACCAGTGGACTCCAAGCGCTACGCTGTAGATCCCAGCGACTCTGCATTCAATGTCATGGCATCGCAGTACCCACCAAAACACTCCTATGGTTACCGTGGCAGCAGCTGTCCGACTCCAATGGGCTTGTGCAGACAGGCATCAAGCCTAGGAAGCTTCCAAGAGGGAAACAGGAATG GTTACAGTCCAATGCCAGAAAGTGGAGAGTGCAAGCGTCCTGCTGGTAAGGACCCGTCCAGCTGGGGTGTTGAAGAGGTTGTTTGGTTCATCAAAGATGCTGACCCCCAAGCCTTGGGACCTCACGCTGATACATTCAGGAAGCAT GAGATAGATGGAGATGCTCTGCTCTTGCTTAAAagtgagatgatgatgaagtatcTGGGACTGAAGCTGGGACCTGCACTCAAACTCTGTTACCACATCGACAGGCTTAAACAGAATCGGTTGTGA
- the scml4 gene encoding sex comb on midleg-like protein 4 isoform X2, whose protein sequence is MRLRGGRHFNPDSHQELAPPPTPVAWLPGVLSKGVRLRLRLDRRDDRGRGCWQLVDLEAESEPVGRRLRSQSLMSTLSAGSEMQTPALGPQFMAGPQVKVPGRKRGRPPIRKLEFQSHYAEPVLPLKVPKKRGRKPGFKLKPRMVMSPLANSPPSSTPEPEMGSLPQDAAIVPHSATPQVLMETPMPDDFLCDPPVDSKRYAVDPSDSAFNVMASQYPPKHSYGYRGSSCPTPMGLCRQASSLGSFQEGNRNGYSPMPESGECKRPAGKDPSSWGVEEVVWFIKDADPQALGPHADTFRKHEIDGDALLLLKSEMMMKYLGLKLGPALKLCYHIDRLKQNRL, encoded by the exons ATGAGACTGCGAGGAGGGCGGCATTTCAACCCTGACTCCCACCAGGAACTGGCCCCGCCTCCTACTCCTGTTGCCTGGTTACCCGGCGTCCTCAGCAAAGGTGTACGCCTCCGTCTGCGTTTGGATCGCAGAGACGATCGGGGGCGAGGCTGCTGGCAGCTGGTGGACTTGGAGGCGGAGTCAGAGCCAGTTGGACGGAGACTGAGGAGTCAAA GTCTGATGAGTACCCTGTCTGCCGGCTCAGAGATGCAGACTCCCGCTCTCGGTCCCCAGTTCATGGCAGGGCCTCAGGTTAAGGTTCCCGGTAGGAAGAGAGGACGACCTCCGATCCGTAAACTGGAGTTCCAGAGTCACTATGCTGAGCCTGTGTTGCCTCTGAAGGTCCCCAAGAAAAGAGGCAGGAAACCCGGCTTTAAG ctgaagCCCAGGATGGTGATGTCCCCACTAGCGAACTCTCCTCCCAGCAGCACACCTGAACCTGAGATGGGCTCCCTCCCACAGGACGCTGCTATTGTCCCCCATTCAGCCACACCACAAGTCCTAATGG AGACACCAATGCCTGATGACTTCTTATGTGACCCACCAGTGGACTCCAAGCGCTACGCTGTAGATCCCAGCGACTCTGCATTCAATGTCATGGCATCGCAGTACCCACCAAAACACTCCTATGGTTACCGTGGCAGCAGCTGTCCGACTCCAATGGGCTTGTGCAGACAGGCATCAAGCCTAGGAAGCTTCCAAGAGGGAAACAGGAATG GTTACAGTCCAATGCCAGAAAGTGGAGAGTGCAAGCGTCCTGCTGGTAAGGACCCGTCCAGCTGGGGTGTTGAAGAGGTTGTTTGGTTCATCAAAGATGCTGACCCCCAAGCCTTGGGACCTCACGCTGATACATTCAGGAAGCAT GAGATAGATGGAGATGCTCTGCTCTTGCTTAAAagtgagatgatgatgaagtatcTGGGACTGAAGCTGGGACCTGCACTCAAACTCTGTTACCACATCGACAGGCTTAAACAGAATCGGTTGTGA